In Lytechinus variegatus isolate NC3 chromosome 6, Lvar_3.0, whole genome shotgun sequence, the DNA window ATTTGATAGGGTTGGCTTCACCTGCAAGGTTTCACTTGAAACATCTTCTCGCTGGTAAacaccgcatacattcgtaattactaagcttcgttattccgaaggttcggatattctgaaggttcgttattccggaggttcgtatttccgaaggttcataattccgaaggttcgttactccaaaaacgaaatgaggttcgtaattccgaaggttcgttagtccgaaaacgaagtgaggttcgtaattcccaaggttcgttagtccgaaaacgaagcgaggttcgtaattccgaaggttcgttagtccgaaaacgaagtgaggttcgtaattccgaaggttcgttagtccgaaaacgaagtgaggttcgtaattccgaaggttcgtcagtccgaaaactaaatgaagttcgtaattccgaaggttcgttagtccgaaaacgaagtgaggttcgttagtccgaaaacgaaatgaggttcgtaattccgaaggttcgttagtccgaaaacgaagtgaggttcgtaattccgaaggttcgttagtccgaaaacgaagtgaggttcgtaattcccaaggttcgttagtccgaaaacgaagtgaggttcgtaattccgaaggttcgttagtccgaaaactaaatgaataacgaaccttatttagtaACAACACAAACCCATTTCCTGATAACCAATCCCACCCCTCAATGCCCTCATTAATGGTTCAAGAAAGATGGTTCCACTTTCTCTAAGATGATACTTCATTATGTTAAATACTTCTCATGGCCGGTGTATCAATGAGTAAATTGCCAAGTCGTCtaatgccaactcgtccactcatcacatggtctaccttcatttcatCTAATGCCATTCAGTCCATCGACATTTCGTCTGGCAACCATTTATTAATGCAATAACAATGTCGTCCAATAGTTACTCTGTATCATTACCAGTTCGTCCAGGGCCATTTCGTCTCCCAATTAACACTTTATATAATTAGGCCAAATGGCATGTGAACTtcacacgggggggggggggaatcattgccccccccttaagatctcatACGCGGATTGCGCGATCAAACggaaatttgcatgatggtacaGAATGACGTAActacgcagttgcattggtaTATTcaactgaattcatatatttttttatatgaattaattatgctaatttattcataaaatcatactttttcctctgattcactaaataaagctcctagaatgttatttttgggtgaaaatattctttatagcattcctaacaattgtgaatgaaacaaattctggtaccaagaccgatttcttatgtattttttttattttttttttttatttcttatgtatttctttgttttttacttttttttaattgttttttcgatgaaaatcgttccagacttaattctgatcataaataAGGCAAAACTGAtaaagtttaatcagtaaaagtagaaataatgatacattcatgaattttggcttaatacacaatttgcattggatttgtacatgaaattacgtttatgagcaattttgagTCTGACAttcacttacataatgttgtaAATGtttgtcacaaatttggtctcaaaatttgcgcgataCTTGAAAGAATAATTCAGTGAGCGGCgagggcaaaaaaaaattgcgcagcagatatatcgtgaatattgtcgagggggggggggcattatggccctcccgggagaattagggttaaatggctattggaccaaatatTACACGAAAACTgcagtgttaaaactgacaacAATTGTTGTTAATGCAGGactaaaattacaccctatagattaaacataacaccaaaaagtgcaaatgtaacaacaaaaggtgttgtaataacacctataggtgtaaaactaacaccaccaattttacaccggtgtaaaataataactggtgtggtccactatgtacaccgattaacaccacagtttttgttgtgtgagtggacgaaatgacaCGTAGACCACGTAggtagtggacgaactgatggtataCCAAATGATAGTATACGAGTTgataattagacgaattggtaTTGGACCAATTGAAACTAAACCTATCAATGTACGTTGACCTGGCAGACTGTGGCCGTTGAATCCCTGTAGTTAAAATGGTCGTGCATTTTACCATTGGACATATACACCATCGCGTATATCTCTCCTTGGCGTAAATTAGGTTGGTCATATTCCCAATCTGTAATGAAACATGACATTAAAAcattatactactactaataaaggatatttatattaggcacatatccaccttgttaggtgctcctatattacccggctaagctaggtgttcatagcgcacacagctttttaaggaattacttcctaccggtacccatttacctcacctgggttgagtgcagcacactgtggttcagtttcttgctgaaggaaattacgccatggctgggattcgaacccacgaccctctgtttcaaagtccgaagactaatccactgggccacaacgctccacaattatgtatcattattcatttcagTTTCTTACCAGTATGGCAAACTCGCCAATTGTAGAAAGTTTTCATGTAGAAATTCCaaccttaaagggatggtccgggttgaaaatatttgcattgtaataaataaagtaaaattcacaaaggaaaatgctgaaaatttcatcaaaaccggataacaaataacgaagttattgcatttcaaagtttgtcaatattttgtaaaaacacttatatgcacatcgtcatgattATTCAggaggtgggctgatgatgtaacatccccactttcctttgtGTTATACTAttccatgaaatcataaatgtttcattgttTCATGCATATGTAAAGAATGTGTcttcattatgatgaaataagttgcggcaataaataactgatGCACTTAATTTATCAATCCAATTTATTGTTTTAGTTCTTAGAATTTTTTCTAAtagacctaatttcatatgctaaagtacaaaagaacaaatgggaatatgacatcatgaGCCCACCTGATGAACATTCACATTAAGACAtgtctagaactgtttcaccggaatattgcaaatctttaaaattcaatatattcGTGATCCGATAATTTGTGATCCGAtttcgatcaaattttcagcaatatttctttttgaatTTACTCGATTTATTGAGTTATAagtatttccagcctggaccatccctttaaatatatggtccaggctggagatatttctaTCTGAATAGAAAGAGTAAAAATCACAAAGCAAAACGCTGATAAGGTATGCTCCGGACTCCTTATATCTAAATAAGTATACTAAAATTTCAAGagcaagtccacctcagaaaaatgttgatttgaatcaatagaaaaaaaatcagacaagcacaatgctgaaaatttcatcaaaatcggatgtaaaataaaaaagttatgacattttaaagatcagcttatttttaacaaaatagttatgtgaacgatCCAGTTGAGATCCAagtgagagagttgatgatgtcactcactatttcttttgttttttattgtttgaattatacaatatttcagtttttacgaatttgacgataaggacctccttgcctgaagcacaaaatgttaaaataatggaattccacgtgttcagggaggaatgaaacttaatttcacatgacaatgacgagaaaatcaaaatacttcatatttcaaacaataaaaaacaaaagaaatagtgagtgaatgacatcatcgactctctcatttggatgtagctggctcgttcatataactgtttttgtaagatgaagcgaaactttgaaatgtcataactttcttattttatatccgattttgatgaaattttcagtgttatgcttgttgaatttttctctttttattcaaatcaagtttttgttggggtggacttgtcctttaaagagcaAAATTCTGATCATCCGCCTCGCACACATGTGATTGTAATCAATCAGCATGGCGGGCAAGCTAGCCCTGTgtttgtgatggtttgtttacagTCGATCGCATGCGAGCTAGGCGGATGATCTTTtatatctaattttaatttacctcaattttttgcttcaaaaaaggttttatcgtaatCTAAGAAATAGTACCAGGTGTTCGTATATTTTTATACAGAAAAATagttccccgagtttcgtaattttgtcaaaataataataatgataattatacttgcttatatagcgcttaatactttgtcagaagtctctaagcgctctacagcatatgcagcataattaccccggcagtgcagctgttacgcccgctgcgtttcaaggaataaattcctgccaggtacccatttacctcacctgggttgagtgcagcacattgcggataaatttcttgctgaaggaaattacgccatggttgggattcgaacccacgaccctctgtttcagagtccggagacttatccattGGGCCACAACGTTCCGTTGAGATAGTAAATAATGAGATAGTATTTCTATCTAGCAGAACGAgtgacaagtccaccccaacaaatacttgatttgaataaaaagataataaaatcaacaagcatagcactgttcatcaaaatcggatgtaaaataagaaagttgtggcatttttaaagtttcagcggcttcatttcacaaaacagttatatgcacatctcggtaggtatgcaaatgaggaactgatgacatcactcactaactatttcttttgtattttattatatgaaatattttgatttttctcgtcattgtcatatgaaatgaagattcATTCGTCcgtgaacacgtggaatttcattattttaacatttgtgcttcaggcaaggaggtcctaatcgtcaaattcgtaaaaattgaaacattgtatttaattcaaacaataaacaacaaaaaaatagtgagtgcgtgacatcatcgactctctcatttaaatgtaactggctcgttcatataactaatttgttaaaaataagcgaaaccttgaaatgtcataactttctattttacatccgattttgatgaaatttttagcattgtgcttgtctgatttttctctattgattcaaatcaacatttttctgaggtggacttgacctttcataTGATTCATGCTACTTAATAGGacagaaaagggaaaggaaCTGGTGGGGAATAGAGGTTCAGTCACTAAGAGGCCTCCGCCATGAATGATGCGTTGCATTCGACAGGTTATTACAtatagaagaaaggaagaagggagaATGACGGACAAGCCATTGAAGACGAGGCAAACCAACATATATGATAAGAGGAACACCAAAAACAgataagaaaaggggaaaacCAGCTTGGGAAGGGATGACCACATACCGGTTTTATAAGGCGAGTGAAAAGTAAAATAGAGGCTCTTATTTAAAGAGGGGGTGGGGACTACAAAAAAGTAGCAAAGTTCGTCTTACTTCGATAGTCAGTAGTCGTCCCTGCCCTGTCCGTGTAACATTCAAAAGTTTTATCAATGCGGATGCAGTTCACCCACGCAAACTTAGTGATGACGTTACGCTTCAGAAGATGGACCTCCTCTATGCCCTCCATGACGAACAGGGAGGGTTCCGCTGTCTTCCCATTGCCCAATGTGACTGCTTCCAGGGCGTTGCAGGTGTCACGAGCAGTTGTCCATTGAAGGTCCTTTAGGTTGTTCTCAAACAGGAAACATTTTGTCTTCCCGTACACCCAACCTTCGGGGCACACTGTATAGGCACGATAGAGACAAATTCAAACGTGATAACACCATCggcaacaagaaaaaaaaatggtgatacatgtagaaaaaatcACAGGAAGGATATCAATTCGGCTCACTACTCTCCAAAGTTGGAGCTCCATATTTATATTAAGTTTAATTTATTAATGCTGAAATTTCATTCATCTTGTATTATTTGTTTGCTACGAATGCAGACGAATATGTTACCAAAATATCCAAGAACAAACATAGATACAGACCTAGATAGTAAAGTAACTAGGGCCCTTTGGTTTTATATGAGCCACATTGGCCCCATATATGTaccatgtacactctaaaaaatattgggtcaAAATGATTTATGAATTACAATTGTTGCGTACAACCAACATCGGGTAATTTCTTTTGGGCACTTTTATTTATCAAgaatgatggaaattttgtcTATTCTtaagtaattgctgctttttttcccttactggacaatatgcttcccgcattgggcaAAATACTGCCAAAAATTCGttgttggacacataattaccctcgagGCGGTTAAGATtgtacccaatatttttaacagtgtacaaaTAGTAAGTTTGGACTAGACCCTACAATGATGTAGCTACATTTTCTACGTGTAGCTGATCCAAgatgtatatcaaaattttattgtttgcctcatttgcataaacCAAAATGTGATT includes these proteins:
- the LOC121416459 gene encoding low affinity immunoglobulin epsilon Fc receptor-like, whose product is MPRTVKYNVDDKRSYGRPGNKSIPVKRKHCNTVCPEGWVYGKTKCFLFENNLKDLQWTTARDTCNALEAVTLGNGKTAEPSLFVMEGIEEVHLLKRNVITKFAWVNCIRIDKTFECYTDRAGTTTDYRNWEYDQPNLRQGEIYAMVYMSNGKMHDHFNYRDSTATVCQVNVH